One Maniola hyperantus chromosome 17, iAphHyp1.2, whole genome shotgun sequence DNA window includes the following coding sequences:
- the LOC117990261 gene encoding LOW QUALITY PROTEIN: uncharacterized protein (The sequence of the model RefSeq protein was modified relative to this genomic sequence to represent the inferred CDS: deleted 2 bases in 2 codons), producing MRGHRRVHPRRSFLSTILTLEVYSRIVIMDKLMLYYLSRRRRRRIAKKRRQPVSPFVESRLLCGEFVVKFGILRKTERFFFKYFKVSLQVYDELYSKLEPYLKTNNLRLKSTSIVSPMERFAMTLRYLVSGHTFVDIHLAYQTGLTTVRKIVTEVCQIIIERLKEECIPKFSRALWVETEKGFLTQAQFPNCIGAIDGKHIRIIRPPHSGSLYYNYKHYYSIVLLAMCNANYEFTYINVGVQGKESDSAIFTQSRLYEQINNDLIDIPPAKALPVIHNDKPTNIAATAALPYIIVGDEAFGLSSHVMRPYARALDLNYKKKIFNYRLTRARRYIECTFGIMANKFRILHRPLNVGKDKAICFLKTICILHNFIRSRSQINDFHDIVIIPNHIRSVRGLIGNTHRDSYTLRDSFADYFVADGQLSWQDRSIY from the exons ATGCGCGGGCATCGGCGCGTGCATCCGCGT CGCAGTTTTCTCAGTACAATTTTGACGTTGGAGGTGTACAGTCGAATA GTAATAATGGATAAATTAATGTTGTATTATTTATCAAGACGACGGCGACGACGAATTGCCAAAAAAAGACGCCAGCCAGTAAGCCCGTTCGTTGAATCTAGGTTACTGTGCGGGGAATTCGTGGTGAAGTTTGGTATATTAAGAAAAACTGAaaggttttttttcaaatattttaaagtttcattACAAGTCTATGATGAATTATATTCAAAACTGGAGCCCTATTTGAAGACTAACAATCTACGATTGAAATCTACGTCAATCGTATCACCAATGGAACGATTTGCAATGACATTGCG atATTTAGTTAGTGGACATACCTTCGTCGATATTCATCTGGCGTATCAGACAGGACTAACCACGGTCAGAAAAATAGTAACAGAAGTTTGTCAAATTATAATTGAAAGGTTAAAGGAAGAATGTATACCAAAATTTTCCCGTGCGCTATGGGTAGAGACTGAAAAAGGTTTTTTAACGCAAGCCCAGTTTCCTAACTGCATAGGTGCAATAGACGGAAAACATATACGCATTATAAGACCTCCACATAGTGGTTCCCTCTATTACAACTATAAGCATTACTATTCTATTGTACTGCTTGCAATGTGTAACGCCAACTatgagtttacctatataaacGTGGGAGTGCAGGGTAAAGAATCTGACTCCGCAATTTTCACACAAAGCCGATTGTACGAACAAATCAACAATGACTTAATAGATATTCCTCCTGCCAAAGCATTGCCCGTAATACACAATGATAAACCAACCAACATTGCTGCAACCGCAGCTTTGCCCTATATTATTGTAGGAGATGAAGCATTTGGGTTATCTAGCCATGTCATGCGGCCATATGCTCGAGCTCTCGAtttaaactacaaaaaaaaaatattcaattatagGTTAACGAGAGCGCGACGTTATATTGAGTGTACATTTGGTATCATGGCTAATAAATTTCGCATACTCCATCGTCCATTGAACGTTGGAAAAGACAAAGCAATTTGTTTTCTTAAAACAATTTGTATTTTGCATAATTTTATAAGATCAAGAAGTCAAATTAATGACTTTCATGATATTGTCATTATACCAAACCATATACGTTCAGTTCGGGGGTTAATTGGAAATACCCACAGAGATTCGTATACATTACGCGATAGCTTCGCAGATTATTTCGTTGCAGACGGACAGCTGTCATGGCAAGATCGCAGTATTTATTGA